Proteins co-encoded in one Ponticoccus alexandrii genomic window:
- a CDS encoding MmgE/PrpD family protein, with product MTYSRQISDFICALRFDTIPERTTVRARQLMTDTLGVGLAGTRHPNFEAALKGVLAVPGTGGDHPVIGTDRRLTAPYAALVNGVACHVLDFDDTHTASIVHGSAILTPLVLALGEEVHASGPEVLTAFVAGWEVAARVGIASGNSFHNRGFHSTAIAGIFGATAAAGKLLGLTACQMTNALGLCGSQAAGITEFLSNNSSSKGYHVGWAARTAMEIAYLARAGATGPATVFEGANGLFSTHGLPEICRPEALVEDFGTRWETENVSIKPYPCCHFAHGALDCAIALKEDGITPDRIERVHAIIDEVAAGFVCKPIESKYVPSNAYGAKFSLPYLVGLGLIDGGADLSSFSDAAIARKDILDVARKVTYEDAEKGTTGFPKYFPGHLVVHLTDGQVIEKRVPINCGNPDLPLGDDEVAAKFYGNVAGVLSEARAKTIFEKLVALDKLKEITGLTRELID from the coding sequence ATGACCTATTCCCGGCAGATTTCCGATTTCATTTGCGCCCTCCGGTTCGACACCATCCCGGAGCGCACCACGGTGCGTGCGCGACAACTGATGACCGATACGCTGGGGGTAGGTCTGGCAGGCACCCGCCATCCCAACTTCGAGGCGGCGCTCAAGGGGGTGCTGGCCGTTCCCGGGACGGGCGGCGACCATCCCGTGATCGGGACGGACCGCCGCCTGACGGCGCCCTATGCCGCGCTGGTCAACGGGGTCGCCTGCCATGTGCTCGACTTCGACGACACGCATACCGCGTCCATCGTGCATGGCAGCGCCATCCTGACGCCTCTGGTGCTTGCCTTGGGCGAAGAGGTCCATGCCAGCGGGCCCGAGGTCCTGACCGCCTTCGTCGCAGGCTGGGAAGTCGCGGCGCGCGTGGGCATCGCGTCGGGCAACAGCTTCCACAACCGCGGTTTCCATTCCACCGCCATCGCGGGCATCTTCGGCGCGACGGCGGCGGCGGGCAAGTTGCTGGGCCTGACCGCCTGCCAGATGACCAACGCGCTGGGCCTGTGCGGCAGTCAGGCCGCGGGCATCACCGAGTTCCTGAGCAACAATTCCTCGTCCAAGGGCTACCACGTCGGCTGGGCGGCGCGCACGGCAATGGAAATCGCTTACCTCGCCCGCGCCGGGGCCACCGGCCCTGCGACGGTCTTTGAGGGGGCGAACGGGCTGTTCTCGACCCATGGCCTGCCCGAGATCTGCCGCCCCGAGGCGCTTGTGGAGGACTTCGGCACGCGGTGGGAGACCGAGAACGTCTCGATCAAACCCTATCCCTGCTGCCACTTTGCCCACGGCGCGCTCGATTGCGCCATCGCCTTGAAGGAAGACGGCATCACGCCGGACCGCATCGAGCGCGTGCACGCGATCATCGACGAGGTCGCGGCGGGGTTCGTCTGCAAGCCGATCGAAAGCAAATATGTCCCCAGCAACGCCTATGGCGCGAAATTCAGCCTGCCGTATCTGGTCGGTCTCGGGCTGATCGACGGCGGGGCGGACCTGTCCTCGTTCAGCGACGCGGCCATCGCCCGCAAGGACATCCTCGATGTGGCGCGCAAGGTCACCTACGAGGATGCCGAGAAGGGCACCACCGGGTTCCCGAAGTATTTCCCGGGTCATCTTGTCGTGCACCTGACGGACGGGCAGGTGATCGAGAAACGCGTGCCGATCAACTGCGGCAACCCCGACCTGCCGCTGGGCGACGACGAGGTGGCCGCGAAGTTCTACGGCAACGTCGCGGGCGTCCTCAGCGAGGCCCGCGCCAAAACGATCTTCGAAAAGCTCGTCGCCCTTGATAAGCTCAAGGAAATCACGGGGCTCACGCGTGAACTGATCGACTGA
- the purB gene encoding adenylosuccinate lyase codes for MGTSVFDSELLMNAWSTEEMRGVFNDRARMQAWLDVEAALALVQADLGMIPQAAATEIAAKSNYDAIDMDLVLQHLKVTKHPLVPTVRALEAACEGDAGEYVHYGVTTQDVMDTGLVLQLRKATEIIRRDLKILAKDLMRLSEEHRNTPMMGRTLSLQALPVTFGFKTAIWLSEIDRHLERLDEMEKRVFVGSIVGAVGTKASFGPKADEMEKAVNDRLGLGTPTISWQAARDGFFELGSTLGGINATLNKIGNQLLLLAHNEFDEIAEPFGKGQVGSSTMPHKRNPAVTENSVTVSNTLKSNINILSDITKHEHERDGAVWKMEWKVLPEICLMLSVVLDNLKFVFADIEVKKDSMLKNLNLLRGYALAERVMFALSDKMGKQTAHEEVYSAAMHGIESDITFREALLANAEIREAISEAELDALLDPTTYVGSAPDLADHAVAQTRAGGRI; via the coding sequence ATGGGAACGAGTGTTTTTGACTCCGAGCTTTTGATGAATGCTTGGTCGACCGAAGAAATGCGTGGCGTTTTCAACGACCGCGCCCGGATGCAGGCATGGCTCGACGTCGAGGCCGCACTTGCGCTGGTGCAGGCCGATCTCGGGATGATCCCGCAAGCGGCGGCGACTGAAATCGCGGCGAAATCCAACTACGACGCCATCGACATGGACCTTGTGCTGCAGCACCTGAAGGTCACCAAGCACCCGCTGGTGCCGACCGTGCGCGCGCTTGAAGCCGCCTGCGAGGGCGATGCCGGCGAATACGTCCACTACGGCGTGACCACGCAGGACGTCATGGACACCGGTCTCGTGCTGCAACTGCGCAAGGCGACCGAGATCATCCGCCGCGACCTGAAGATCCTCGCCAAGGACCTGATGCGCCTGAGCGAAGAGCACCGCAACACGCCGATGATGGGCCGCACGCTGTCGCTGCAGGCGCTGCCGGTCACCTTCGGCTTCAAGACCGCGATCTGGCTGTCGGAAATCGACCGCCATCTCGAACGTCTCGACGAAATGGAAAAGCGCGTCTTCGTCGGTTCCATCGTTGGTGCCGTGGGCACCAAGGCCTCTTTCGGGCCCAAGGCCGACGAGATGGAAAAGGCCGTGAACGACCGTCTGGGCCTCGGCACGCCGACGATTTCGTGGCAGGCCGCTCGTGACGGCTTTTTCGAACTGGGCTCGACCTTGGGCGGCATCAACGCGACGCTCAACAAGATCGGCAACCAGCTTCTGTTGCTTGCGCACAACGAATTCGACGAGATCGCCGAACCCTTCGGCAAGGGTCAGGTCGGCTCTTCCACCATGCCGCACAAGCGCAACCCGGCCGTGACGGAGAACTCTGTCACCGTCAGCAACACGCTGAAATCCAACATCAACATTCTTTCGGACATCACCAAGCACGAGCATGAGCGCGACGGGGCCGTCTGGAAGATGGAATGGAAGGTCCTGCCCGAGATCTGCCTGATGCTCTCTGTCGTTCTCGATAACCTGAAATTCGTCTTCGCGGATATCGAGGTGAAGAAGGACAGCATGCTCAAAAACCTCAACCTGCTGCGGGGCTATGCGCTGGCCGAGCGGGTGATGTTCGCGCTGTCCGACAAGATGGGCAAGCAGACCGCCCATGAAGAGGTCTACAGTGCCGCCATGCACGGGATCGAAAGCGACATCACGTTCCGCGAGGCGCTTCTGGCCAACGCGGAGATCCGCGAGGCGATTTCCGAGGCAGAGCTCGACGCCCTTCTGGACCCGACCACCTATGTCGGCAGCGCACCCGATCTTGCCGATCACGCGGTGGCCCAGACCAGGGCCGGTGGCCGCATCTAA
- the metC gene encoding cystathionine beta-lyase, protein MKRETKLAHYGRTATPGPANPPIVKASTILHDTVASYKATKAAREIDDAVLSYGRRGTTTAHQLAAALADLEGGEACFLFPTGVAAVAGALTPYLGAGDHLLVVDTIFPATRSYCEKSLKRNGVSVDYIPWDTTDLTPYVKPETKLVMVESPASQTYEVMDLPALCASAHAHDLLVAADNTYGSGWLYRPLEMGCDLSVVAGTKYIGGHADAMMGAVIAKGRAVGPLRAHTAMSGQTLGPDEAYACLRGLRTLGLRLERHEANGLALAQWFLDQPEVAKVHHPALPDHPGHVIWQRDASGSNGLFTVEFEAGFDAEGFVDRLALFSIGSSWGGFESLAMPSSPDAGRLFPETRAGAMIRFHAGLEHIDDLVADLTASFDTARGR, encoded by the coding sequence ATGAAGCGCGAAACGAAGCTTGCCCATTATGGCCGCACGGCCACTCCCGGTCCGGCCAACCCGCCGATCGTGAAAGCCTCGACGATCCTGCACGACACGGTGGCATCCTACAAAGCCACCAAGGCCGCGCGGGAAATCGACGACGCGGTGCTGTCCTACGGGCGGCGTGGCACGACCACCGCGCATCAACTGGCCGCGGCGCTTGCCGATCTTGAAGGCGGAGAGGCCTGTTTCCTCTTCCCGACGGGTGTGGCGGCAGTGGCCGGGGCGCTGACGCCCTATCTGGGCGCAGGCGATCACCTGCTGGTCGTCGACACGATCTTTCCCGCGACGCGCAGCTATTGCGAGAAGAGCCTGAAGCGCAACGGCGTCTCGGTCGATTACATCCCGTGGGATACCACCGACCTGACCCCCTACGTCAAACCCGAGACCAAGCTCGTGATGGTCGAAAGCCCGGCCTCGCAGACTTATGAGGTCATGGACCTGCCGGCGCTCTGCGCCTCGGCCCATGCGCATGATCTGCTGGTGGCGGCGGACAACACCTATGGCTCGGGCTGGCTGTATCGCCCGCTTGAAATGGGCTGCGACCTCTCGGTTGTCGCGGGCACGAAATACATCGGCGGCCATGCGGATGCGATGATGGGGGCGGTGATCGCGAAGGGGCGCGCCGTCGGCCCGCTGCGCGCCCATACCGCGATGAGCGGCCAGACCCTTGGCCCGGACGAGGCCTATGCCTGCCTGCGCGGCTTGCGGACGCTTGGACTGCGTCTGGAGCGGCACGAGGCGAACGGGCTGGCTCTGGCGCAATGGTTCCTCGACCAGCCGGAGGTGGCGAAGGTCCATCACCCGGCGCTGCCCGACCATCCGGGCCATGTCATCTGGCAACGCGATGCCAGCGGTTCGAACGGGCTTTTTACGGTGGAGTTCGAGGCCGGCTTCGATGCCGAGGGCTTTGTCGACCGGCTTGCGCTCTTTTCCATCGGAAGCTCGTGGGGCGGTTTCGAAAGCCTCGCCATGCCGTCCTCGCCGGATGCGGGGCGCCTGTTCCCCGAAACGCGGGCCGGCGCGATGATCCGCTTTCACGCCGGTCTGGAACATATCGACGATCTGGTGGCGGACCTGACTGCCTCCTTCGACACGGCGCGCGGGCGTTAA
- a CDS encoding tripartite tricarboxylate transporter permease, whose translation MDLILLGFQTLASPMVLMMLLLGVFAGMVVGSIPGINDNIAFAVFIPFSFSMPPEQALALMVGVYCAAATGGAIPAIVIKVPGTASSLLTAEDGNAMARKGLAGRALSIAITSSVVGGVLSSVVLLLFAPSLAEVALKFGYVENFALAILGLSSVVGLLRGNIIKGAIAALIGLLVATIGFSPMTGAARYTFDSVNLIEGIPFVPLLVGLFGIAAMLDLKAELLKSRAENAAPDALPTIGSLKLPRGLVRRLGPVWGTSAVIGNLIGMLPGAGMLMAIFLAYNQAAGRFRRLFAGKPGEPEWGEGAPEGIAAPEAANNAVTASSMVPLLSLGIPGNSTSALFIGALALHGMVPGPLLFTQHGNIAWMIIVAFLAANIVLWPVAWVVLRTVSQYVFSIRKEAMVGVIALLCLMGAYSDGGNLFNMWVAVAAGLVAYVMRLANIPLGPAILGLVLGPQLETSLHNSLTISQGNWGVFFDVAEHPISAGMMFASALLWILPALLGLRERARANKEDQKT comes from the coding sequence ATGGATCTCATCCTTCTAGGCTTTCAGACGCTGGCCAGCCCGATGGTCCTGATGATGCTCTTGCTGGGCGTCTTCGCGGGCATGGTCGTGGGCTCTATCCCCGGCATCAACGACAACATCGCCTTCGCGGTCTTCATCCCCTTTTCCTTCTCTATGCCGCCCGAACAGGCGCTGGCGCTGATGGTCGGGGTCTATTGCGCGGCGGCGACGGGGGGGGCGATCCCCGCCATCGTGATCAAGGTGCCCGGAACCGCCTCTTCGCTTCTGACCGCCGAGGACGGCAATGCCATGGCCCGCAAGGGTCTGGCGGGGCGGGCACTTTCCATTGCCATCACCTCTTCGGTGGTCGGCGGCGTGCTGAGCTCGGTCGTGCTGCTGCTCTTTGCGCCCTCGCTGGCCGAGGTGGCGCTGAAATTCGGCTACGTCGAGAATTTCGCGCTTGCCATTCTGGGCCTGTCCAGCGTGGTCGGCCTGCTGCGCGGCAATATCATCAAGGGCGCGATTGCCGCCCTGATCGGCCTGCTGGTCGCCACGATCGGTTTCAGCCCGATGACCGGTGCGGCCCGGTACACCTTTGACAGCGTCAACCTGATCGAGGGCATTCCTTTCGTACCGCTGCTGGTGGGGCTCTTCGGCATCGCGGCGATGCTGGATCTCAAGGCGGAGCTGCTGAAGTCGCGCGCCGAGAATGCCGCGCCCGACGCCCTGCCGACAATCGGATCGCTCAAGCTGCCGCGCGGGCTGGTCCGGCGGCTGGGCCCGGTCTGGGGAACAAGTGCGGTGATCGGCAACCTGATCGGGATGCTGCCCGGGGCGGGCATGCTGATGGCGATCTTCCTCGCCTACAACCAGGCGGCGGGACGCTTCCGCAGGCTCTTTGCGGGCAAACCCGGCGAACCCGAATGGGGCGAGGGCGCACCCGAAGGCATCGCCGCGCCCGAGGCCGCCAACAACGCCGTCACCGCAAGCTCCATGGTGCCGCTTCTGTCGCTGGGCATTCCCGGCAACTCGACCTCGGCGCTGTTCATCGGTGCGCTGGCGCTGCACGGCATGGTTCCGGGGCCGCTTTTGTTCACCCAGCATGGCAATATCGCCTGGATGATCATCGTCGCCTTCCTTGCCGCCAATATCGTGCTCTGGCCGGTGGCGTGGGTGGTGCTGCGCACGGTGTCGCAATACGTCTTTTCCATCCGCAAGGAGGCCATGGTCGGCGTCATCGCGCTGTTGTGCCTGATGGGGGCGTATTCAGACGGTGGCAACCTGTTCAACATGTGGGTCGCCGTGGCGGCAGGTCTTGTGGCCTATGTCATGCGCCTTGCCAACATCCCGCTGGGACCGGCCATTCTGGGGCTGGTGCTTGGGCCGCAGCTTGAAACCTCGCTGCACAATTCGTTGACGATCTCGCAGGGGAACTGGGGCGTTTTCTTCGACGTCGCGGAACACCCGATCAGCGCGGGAATGATGTTCGCCTCCGCCCTCCTGTGGATCCTGCCCGCCCTTCTCGGGCTGAGAGAGCGCGCTCGCGCCAACAAAGAGGACCAAAAGACATGA
- a CDS encoding tripartite tricarboxylate transporter TctB family protein, protein MSSQADPRGLFTHSDFWIGLSLTVFGGAAAAMAWSFDAMSRSYPLALSLLLAAMGVLLILKTLLTQTPSVHFGLATRVAALCALVLVLWIAALGFGLGFIGPTLVMQFAFLWICGLRPAGKAVLFSVLITAAGYFIFVFLLSVRLPESIAPWLL, encoded by the coding sequence ATGTCCAGCCAAGCGGACCCCAGAGGTCTTTTTACCCATAGCGATTTCTGGATCGGTCTTTCCCTGACCGTCTTCGGCGGCGCGGCTGCCGCCATGGCGTGGTCCTTCGATGCGATGTCCCGAAGCTACCCCCTGGCTCTGTCCCTGCTGCTTGCGGCCATGGGTGTCCTGTTGATCCTGAAGACGCTGCTGACGCAGACGCCTTCAGTGCACTTCGGGCTGGCGACACGGGTCGCCGCACTCTGCGCCCTTGTGCTTGTGCTGTGGATTGCCGCGCTGGGGTTCGGGCTTGGGTTCATCGGTCCGACGCTGGTGATGCAATTCGCCTTTCTGTGGATCTGCGGTCTGCGCCCGGCGGGCAAGGCGGTGTTGTTTTCCGTCCTGATCACAGCCGCCGGATATTTCATTTTCGTCTTCCTTCTCAGCGTGCGCCTGCCCGAGAGCATCGCACCCTGGCTTTTGTGA
- a CDS encoding Bug family tripartite tricarboxylate transporter substrate binding protein: MKTLTLAATLAAVMTAPLFAQTYPEKDIDLVVPFDAGGSGDVTSRIIAETANTLLDGVEINVVNRAGGGGVVGQTFVSKAKPDGYTILAMTSSVVTNPQMKGAPYEVTDFRPVALYNLDPEVIAVPMDSPYETAEDFLAAAKDETMNVVVAGIATSHHMSGLAIERVTDIKFNYIPTKGFGAQVQAIAGGHADAALWPLGEAAGQAGNGGGVRILAIASEERNEDFPDVPTFEEVGIDIPIWATFRGWAVPKDTPDEVVKTLSDLMKSVYETPEYIEKMDASGYGAVYRDAEGFSFVVDSYADQTSVIIEEAGLGQ; this comes from the coding sequence ATGAAAACGCTTACGCTCGCCGCAACTCTTGCAGCGGTGATGACCGCTCCGCTGTTCGCGCAGACCTATCCTGAAAAAGACATCGACCTCGTGGTCCCCTTCGATGCCGGCGGCTCGGGCGATGTGACCTCGCGGATCATTGCGGAAACGGCGAACACGCTGCTCGACGGTGTAGAGATCAACGTCGTCAACCGCGCCGGTGGCGGTGGCGTTGTCGGCCAGACCTTCGTGTCCAAGGCCAAGCCCGACGGCTATACCATCCTCGCCATGACCAGCTCGGTCGTGACCAATCCGCAGATGAAGGGCGCGCCCTACGAGGTGACGGACTTCCGCCCCGTGGCGCTGTACAACCTCGACCCCGAAGTGATCGCCGTGCCGATGGACTCGCCCTATGAGACGGCCGAAGACTTCCTTGCAGCGGCCAAGGACGAGACGATGAACGTCGTGGTGGCGGGTATCGCGACCTCGCACCACATGTCCGGCCTTGCCATCGAGCGCGTGACGGATATCAAGTTCAACTACATCCCGACCAAGGGTTTCGGCGCCCAGGTGCAGGCCATCGCCGGCGGTCATGCCGACGCCGCGCTCTGGCCGCTGGGTGAAGCCGCGGGCCAGGCCGGCAACGGCGGCGGCGTGCGCATCCTTGCCATCGCAAGCGAAGAGCGCAACGAGGATTTCCCCGATGTCCCCACCTTTGAAGAGGTTGGCATCGACATCCCGATCTGGGCCACCTTCCGGGGCTGGGCGGTTCCGAAAGACACGCCGGATGAGGTGGTGAAGACCCTCTCGGACCTGATGAAATCCGTTTATGAAACGCCCGAATACATCGAGAAGATGGATGCCTCGGGCTATGGCGCGGTCTACCGTGACGCGGAAGGGTTCTCCTTCGTCGTGGACAGCTATGCCGACCAGACCTCGGTGATCATCGAAGAAGCCGGGCTCGGCCAATAA
- a CDS encoding LysR substrate-binding domain-containing protein yields the protein MRPDLQLAHLKTLIAIDTHGSFSAAAEILGRSQSAVTQQMQGLELSVGRPIFENVGRGRQLTVAGQELLRHAHEIVRMCSTAVISAEKRYDSRTIRIGAPLELANAILPDVMRDFAKLYPHSRIQLNIDRSRALMEALEAGGLDIAISTWRRGVRDGRLLKLLRVQWVAAQGWAMPEDGPLPLVLTDEPSMFRRICLNALELVGMPYYERLTTHSPAGVRFAVEAGLGVTARTLSAFRSDIQVLGPEFGLPPLPRVSYYLHQSNYQTSEETEALRKLLESHEMDGSAVE from the coding sequence ATGCGTCCGGATCTCCAGCTTGCCCATCTCAAGACCCTTATAGCCATCGACACTCATGGCAGTTTCTCCGCCGCGGCAGAGATCCTTGGACGGTCGCAATCCGCCGTCACGCAACAGATGCAGGGCCTCGAACTGTCGGTCGGGCGGCCGATCTTCGAGAATGTCGGTCGCGGCCGCCAACTGACCGTCGCCGGACAGGAGCTTTTGCGCCACGCGCATGAAATCGTGCGCATGTGCAGCACGGCGGTGATCTCGGCGGAGAAGCGTTATGATTCCCGCACGATCCGGATCGGCGCGCCGCTCGAGCTTGCGAATGCGATCCTGCCGGATGTGATGCGGGATTTCGCCAAGCTTTACCCCCACAGCCGCATCCAGCTCAACATCGACCGCAGCCGCGCGCTTATGGAGGCGCTGGAGGCGGGCGGACTCGACATCGCGATAAGCACCTGGCGCCGGGGTGTCCGGGATGGGCGGCTGCTCAAGCTTTTGCGGGTGCAATGGGTCGCGGCGCAGGGGTGGGCCATGCCCGAAGACGGCCCGCTGCCCCTTGTCCTCACCGATGAACCCAGCATGTTTCGCCGGATCTGCCTTAATGCTCTCGAGCTTGTAGGCATGCCCTATTACGAGCGGCTGACCACCCACAGCCCTGCCGGGGTACGCTTTGCCGTGGAGGCCGGTCTTGGCGTCACCGCCCGCACGCTGAGCGCCTTCCGGTCCGACATCCAGGTGCTCGGACCGGAGTTCGGCCTGCCGCCGCTGCCGCGCGTATCCTACTATCTTCACCAATCGAACTACCAGACGAGCGAAGAGACCGAAGCGCTCCGCAAGCTTCTTGAAAGTCACGAGATGGACGGCAGCGCGGTTGAATGA
- a CDS encoding Bug family tripartite tricarboxylate transporter substrate binding protein, whose translation MRYTRRSSLALLAGLAITPLAAVAQQDYPTRPITLVVPYGAGGTTDISARQMATMAEKILGQPIVVENQPGASGTNAMRSVASAEPDGYTLIATTSSPSFVTPALRDVGYDTLADFIPILNYSGPFHGVVVPADSPYDSLDALIEGAKSGAVTYGTAGAMGGAHLAFASVAKDTGAMLQHVPFDGASKATAAVLGGHVDAALVPAYRDLVQDGQLRLLGVLDGTNDPDFPDAPTLKEAGLAAEFPSIVGIMAPAGTDPTIIAKLESAFTEVASSDGFKTFMTDLSQPVRIMSGQDLAATIEENLAAYREIAKDLGN comes from the coding sequence ATGAGATACACACGCCGTTCGTCCCTGGCCCTTTTGGCCGGGTTGGCGATCACGCCGCTTGCCGCCGTCGCGCAGCAGGATTACCCGACCCGTCCGATCACCCTTGTCGTGCCCTATGGGGCGGGTGGCACCACCGATATTTCGGCGCGCCAGATGGCGACAATGGCCGAGAAAATCCTCGGCCAACCCATCGTCGTGGAAAACCAGCCGGGCGCCAGCGGGACCAATGCGATGCGCTCTGTCGCGTCGGCCGAGCCCGATGGCTACACGTTGATCGCGACGACCTCGTCGCCGTCCTTCGTCACCCCGGCGCTGCGCGATGTAGGCTATGACACGCTGGCCGACTTCATCCCGATCCTGAACTACTCCGGCCCGTTCCACGGGGTCGTGGTTCCGGCGGACAGCCCGTATGACTCGCTCGACGCTCTGATCGAAGGCGCCAAATCCGGCGCCGTGACCTATGGCACCGCGGGCGCCATGGGCGGCGCGCATCTGGCCTTTGCCTCGGTCGCCAAGGACACCGGCGCCATGTTGCAGCACGTGCCCTTCGACGGCGCCTCCAAGGCGACGGCGGCGGTGCTCGGGGGCCACGTGGACGCGGCACTGGTTCCGGCCTATCGCGACCTCGTGCAGGACGGTCAGCTGCGCCTTCTGGGCGTGCTCGATGGCACAAACGACCCGGACTTCCCCGATGCCCCGACGCTGAAAGAGGCGGGGCTGGCCGCAGAATTCCCGTCGATCGTTGGCATCATGGCCCCCGCCGGCACCGATCCCACGATCATCGCCAAGCTTGAATCCGCCTTCACCGAGGTGGCCTCGTCGGATGGGTTCAAGACCTTCATGACCGATCTCAGCCAACCGGTGCGGATCATGTCGGGCCAAGATCTCGCCGCGACGATCGAGGAGAACCTCGCAGCCTACCGCGAGATCGCCAAGGATCTCGGGAATTGA
- a CDS encoding tripartite tricarboxylate transporter TctB family protein — translation MSTNGQGGGVARPGFRTLTAGLLLAAAAWGLYSLDSQIQVFGFGASGPDARSFPRVALWLLAAVVALRLVPSLRSEDFPLGNPVRLGRVLAVTASSAAALWAMPQVGFFFGAAGAGIVVALMLGERRPLLLGLPLIVAAVVTFGGRHGLNIPLP, via the coding sequence TTGAGCACCAACGGCCAGGGGGGCGGGGTCGCCCGCCCCGGCTTCCGGACCCTGACCGCCGGGCTGTTGCTGGCGGCAGCGGCCTGGGGGCTTTACAGTCTCGACAGCCAGATCCAGGTGTTCGGCTTCGGTGCCTCCGGACCGGATGCGCGCAGTTTTCCCCGCGTCGCCCTATGGCTGCTGGCGGCGGTCGTGGCGCTCCGCCTTGTCCCGAGCCTGCGCTCCGAGGATTTCCCGCTTGGCAATCCCGTCCGGCTCGGCCGGGTCCTTGCCGTCACCGCAAGCAGCGCAGCGGCGCTATGGGCGATGCCGCAGGTCGGGTTCTTCTTCGGGGCCGCCGGTGCCGGGATTGTCGTGGCCCTCATGCTGGGTGAACGTCGTCCCTTGCTCCTGGGCCTGCCGCTGATCGTGGCAGCCGTCGTGACCTTTGGCGGACGGCACGGGCTTAACATCCCCCTGCCCTGA
- a CDS encoding tripartite tricarboxylate transporter permease produces the protein MLVDAFFELLNLWVLVAAVAGIVAGIIIGAIPGLGPTMAIALLIPVTFSMQPIPAIILLLGVYQGAIFGGSISAVLLNVPGTPSSAATAIDGFAMARRGEGGRALRFALYASVIGNIFSCLVLMALAEPLARFALDFGPAEMAMLMLFALLVIVLFGGGSKLDALIMVLVGACAGIVGLDPISGTPRFTFGSFAFENGFQLIPVLIGLFAMSDVLLQAFDREPLVGDAEVPPLKSSAVRFIELWRMRMTLFLSSLIGTFVGILPGIGSTVPAFMSYSLARSRSAEPDTFGKGAPEGVAAPEAANNAVTGGALVPTLALGIPGDAVTAVILGAFMLHGLAPGPFLFRDHGLEVYAIFEALLLSSIPTVILGLLFFRVAIHVTRIQPRHLLPAITILAIFGAFSVNNSLFDVWVMLGAGVLGFLLRRANFPLPPLLIGLILGAPFEQSLRQALLTSGGGYGIFVGSPITIGLVALIVLSVAISLFFSLRKPRI, from the coding sequence ATGCTTGTCGACGCCTTTTTCGAACTCCTGAACCTCTGGGTGCTGGTCGCGGCTGTGGCCGGCATCGTCGCGGGGATCATCATCGGGGCGATCCCCGGCCTCGGTCCCACCATGGCCATCGCGCTGCTGATCCCGGTCACCTTCTCGATGCAGCCGATCCCAGCAATCATCCTGCTGCTTGGTGTCTACCAGGGCGCGATCTTCGGCGGGTCGATCTCGGCCGTTTTGCTGAACGTGCCGGGCACGCCTTCGTCGGCGGCAACGGCCATCGACGGTTTCGCCATGGCACGCCGTGGCGAGGGCGGCAGGGCGCTGCGCTTTGCCCTCTATGCCAGCGTCATCGGCAACATCTTCAGCTGCCTTGTCCTGATGGCACTGGCCGAGCCGTTGGCCCGTTTCGCGCTGGATTTCGGCCCGGCGGAAATGGCGATGCTAATGCTGTTCGCCTTGCTGGTCATCGTGCTGTTCGGTGGTGGATCGAAGCTTGACGCGCTGATCATGGTTCTCGTGGGGGCCTGCGCCGGTATCGTCGGGCTTGATCCGATCAGTGGCACACCGCGCTTTACCTTCGGATCTTTCGCCTTTGAAAACGGGTTCCAGCTGATCCCTGTGCTGATCGGCCTCTTCGCCATGTCCGATGTGCTGTTGCAGGCGTTCGACCGTGAACCGCTGGTGGGCGATGCCGAGGTGCCCCCGCTGAAAAGCTCTGCCGTGCGGTTCATCGAGCTGTGGCGGATGCGGATGACGCTGTTCCTGTCCTCGCTCATCGGCACCTTTGTCGGCATCCTGCCGGGGATCGGCTCCACCGTACCCGCCTTCATGAGCTACAGCCTCGCCCGCTCGCGCTCCGCCGAGCCTGACACGTTCGGCAAGGGCGCGCCCGAAGGTGTCGCCGCCCCCGAGGCCGCCAACAACGCCGTCACCGGCGGCGCGCTGGTGCCGACGCTGGCACTGGGGATCCCGGGCGACGCGGTCACGGCGGTGATCCTTGGCGCCTTCATGCTGCACGGGCTGGCACCGGGGCCGTTCCTGTTCCGCGACCACGGGCTGGAGGTCTATGCCATCTTCGAGGCGCTTCTGCTGTCGTCGATCCCGACGGTGATCCTTGGCCTGCTGTTCTTCCGCGTGGCAATCCACGTCACCCGCATCCAGCCGCGCCATCTGCTGCCGGCGATCACGATCCTCGCCATCTTCGGTGCGTTTTCCGTGAACAACAGCCTGTTCGACGTCTGGGTGATGCTGGGCGCGGGCGTGCTGGGCTTCCTGTTGCGGCGCGCGAACTTCCCCCTGCCGCCGCTGCTGATCGGGCTGATCCTCGGCGCGCCGTTCGAACAAAGCCTGCGGCAGGCCCTTCTGACCTCGGGCGGTGGCTATGGCATCTTTGTGGGCTCGCCCATCACCATCGGGCTTGTGGCGTTGATCGTGCTGTCGGTGGCGATCAGCCTGTTCTTCAGCCTGAGAAAGCCCCGCATATGA